DNA from Cynocephalus volans isolate mCynVol1 chromosome 2, mCynVol1.pri, whole genome shotgun sequence:
ACGCCCGGCTCCTCGAAGGCCAGTATCTCAGGATGGAGCCTCCGTCTTTTGCTATGCATCTGGGCTGCACAGCGTGCCATCTGCCTGTAGACATGGATTCTTTGTCCTGagtcctctccctgctcccagctGGGCCCTTCTGGTTGACTGGGTGGTCAAGGTTTACTTCCTCAGTGTTGTATGGGAGCAGAAGGGGGCTCTCCCCATGATGTCAGGAGACTCTCAGGGTCCTGGGGAGGCCAAGGGAACAAATACCTTGGGGCGCAGGCCTGCCACAGgcctggggctggctggtatgggcacTGAACTCCCTCCTGGTGCTTCCAGGCCTCATGTGTAGGACAGGGTGCTGGCTGGCTGTGAGGTTCCAGGGTGCTGTGTGGCTGTGGCCAGTCTAGGGTAGGGCGCTGGCCTTCACATGCAAACAGTGGGAGAGTGGCAGAGTGAAGAGGCACTGCTGGTCCTGGGGACAGGCACCACGGTACCAACGCTGAGCGAGATGTGGTCGGGCCTCGAGGTAGAGCCTCCCAGGCCCTGCTGCTGTGGCCTGACCACGTGCTGCACCCTCAGACAGGACAGCTGGAGCCCCTGCTGTCACGGTTCACCGAGGAGGAGGAGCTACAGATGAGGAGAATGCTGCAGCGGATGGACATCCTGGTCAAGGTTGCCAGCTGGTCCTGCGTGGGGCGGAGGGCTAGGAATTGGGCAGAGGGAGGGCACCTGTCTCACTTGAGCCACCAACTCTCCCACCCCCTGCACCTCTCAGAAAGCCATGGAGGTGGGTGTGCGGCTGATGGTGGACGCTGAGCAGACCTACTTCCAGCCGGCCATCAGCCGACTGACTCTGGAAATGCAGCGCAAGTTCAACGTGGAGAAGCCGCTCGTCTTCAACACTTACCAGTGCTACCTCAAGGTACACAGGAGGGGCATCCGTCATTTGAGCCCTGTGACATCTGCCTGGCCCTGCTCTGGGCACAGGCTGGGGGCCTGTGGGACAGACACAGGAGGGAGCAGACTGTGCCCCTCAGGGGTTGCTGGGGTCTTCTGCCATAGGGCTGACCCCAGGCTGGGCCCCAGTGTCCAGGAAAAAGGCTCCTGCCCAGCAGCTGCACACAGCCCTGCAGGAGAGACTGAGGCTGGGGCGACTGCCTTGGAAGAAGGGCCTCCTAAGACTCAGTTGCCAGCTGCGTGCCAGCCCCTCCTGTGGGTCTTGGGACACATACAACAGTATTTAAGGGGTGGGAGGAAGACAAAGGAGCTTTTTTAGAGTTCGCTTGATGTGCCTTGAACCCCAAATTTTGTAGACTTCACAGATGACCACTTCCTTCTGCccattttttgctcaggatctgagaatctgatgaaagctctTGGCCCCTCTCCAGAAAAAGACTTGCCTAGAATTTTGCATGTACTCAGGGAGCCCGGGGGCTTCGGGACAGGACCCCTAGCCCAACCCTCAGCTTGAGGGCACTAAGCTGCTCTGGGATTTGTGCAGGTCTGGAGCTCACATGGACAAGCCAGGTGCCCAGAGGACATGGGGTGGTGTGCGGGCCCAGGTGGATGCTCCCAGCAGGCACTCCTCTCCCAGTTGGCACAAGGAGACTCTGGAACATGGAGTGACTGCTGGTACAGGGCTGCCCTCAGGCCACACAGAGGAGGCTGCAGGTGTCCCCCTTGTTACCACTCCTTGGGGACAGAGGGCAGAGGCCCATCTTCACCCATACCTGACTCCCAGATCCCCTGAGCCATGCCACCCTCAAGCAGCTGCTGCCCAGACCTCTTACTCCAAGCTGGCCATGCCTGGGAGTGCCTAGGAGCATCTAGGGCCAAGGAAGGCCCCATCCTGCCATCATCCAGGCTTGACCAGGCTCCCTGTGACATTTTTGGCCCTGGCTCTGCAGGATGCCTACGACAATGTGACCCTGGACGTAGAGCTGGCCCGCCGCGAGGGCTGGTGTTTTGGGGCCAAGCTAGTGAGGGGTGCATACATGGCCCAGGAACGTGCCCGCGCTGCAGAGATCGGCTACGAGGACCCCATCAACCCCACGTATGAGGCCACCAACACCATGTACCACAGGTGCGCTAGCCCTCCCGTGCCTTCCTGCTCCCAGGGCAGCTCAAGAGACACATGATGCTCAGCTGACCCCACCTGACTCTGCTGGGGCCAGAAGCCTCTAGCAGGAGCAGAAGATGTGTGTCCTGAAGCCAGAactgatattttgtttttgtgtcactttttcaaaaacattaaggtttttcttttttaaacataagagtctactgaacaaaacaaaactggccACGGTCCCCCAACCTGGCTCCTGTTGACACTTAGAATGAGAAATGTACACTGAGCCTCCAGGCACCCGGCCCTCTGCCAGCGCAGCTCAGCCTCTGCTTTTTAGTTCCACGGTGGGACTCTGCACGGCTCTGCATCTGCTTTCCGTGCTGTTCGCCCCAGTGATCTTTCCCTGTGGCACAGGCAGACAGACCGTGTGCTTTCTCTCTGAGATCAGGCGTGCATGTTGCAAATTCAGAAAGACCCCAAGTGTCTCCTTGCTGGCTCCAGCTCCCTTCTGGGTAACACTGCTTCTGGGAGCCCACCATGCACGTCTCCCCCATTGTTGTTTACACTGTACACTCTGTCCTTTGctccttgcttttttcatttgatGCTATATCTGGGTCCTCTCATGTCAGCATACAGAGCGGTGTTAACAGCCAGCGTGGGAAGACCAAGGTCGTGTCCCATCTCTGCAATCTTTTCTGGTATTGTAATGTTGACTCACTAAATACCCTGTCCCCCTCTGCCATACACTTGTGCTGTCAGGGGTTCTCTGTGTCTGAGGATGCAGTCCTCGCAcgtacccagaaatggaattgctggggcAGAGAGGAGGTGCACTCCGTCAAGCCTGCCGACTGTCCTCGCTGCGAGACGGTGGTACCGTTCGGTCTCCCGGTACACAGGGAGGCTCACCCCACCCAAGGCTTGCAGGGACCTGCTTCCTTTAATTTCATCACAGGGCCAGAAGTGTACTGTAGGGTCCCTTCCCAGAAGCAAGGCTGTGTCTGTCACGAGGGACACGGGCAGGTCTGGGCTGGCCCCTGTAGAATCATAGCTCGTTTGATATGGGGACACTACCCCAGCTGGTTCTTCTCCATGAACTGTCTAGTCACAGCTGATGCTCACTTTTTCTTAGTTGTTGGTCTTTTTCACATGGTGCTGAGGAGGAACAGATGCTGTTCCCATTCTTCTTAACACGTGGGCACCCTTAGGGGGAGCCAGCTCACTGGtcagccctggccctgcctgaGGCCTCCTTCCCCTTCAGAGCTAGCAGTGAGGGGGCAGGCGGTGGGCCTGGGGTTAGCTCACATGGCGCTCTCCCCAGGTGCCTCAACTACGTCTTGGAGGAGCTGAAGCACAATGCCAAAGCTAAGGTGATGGTGGCTTCCCACAACGAGGACACGGTGCGCTTTGCACTTAGCAGGTAGGTGCTGCCCTGCCCCGAGCTGTCGGGGTCTCTGGTTGGGAGTGGCCTGGGGCACAGGCCCTGCAGGTGTGGCTGGGCACTTTGCGGGAAAGGCTGGTGGACCAAGCTGGTGTGGCAGCTTTAGTACCTGCAGGCCCCAAGGCCAGCTGTTCTTCACACTACACTGCAGAAGCAAGCAGGCTGTGTGTAGTTCCTTTGGTTTTTCAAATGAATACCTTACTTATTACAGTTTCACCTCCAGAAAACAAGTTTCATTAGGTGATTTCAGTAGCTTATTGAAATGTGGAAACATGGTGTTAGATCTCAGAGCCCTTGAGGCTCTGATGCACTGCCTTGTTTATATGTAGTTCCCTTCACATTTTAAACTGTGTTTGGAATTTAAcaaagtctattttctctttaaatacttgtCCTGTGGAGCAAAACTTTGGTAGAATTCCAACAAGTCGAATACAGAAATAAGGTGGAGAGAATTCTTAAATATTCTATTACTGTCTCCATGGCCTTCCCATCTCATACCTCAGCCTGAACAGTGCCTGCCCCAGGGgccctgtttctctctccctctccaaggCTCAGACCTCCTGGGGTTTGGACCCCCCCCCTCAGAAGCCTGGTGGGGAGGCAGAGACCCTGACTACATAGGTAACAAAGTTTGAAAGGGTAGCCTGCCCTCAGCAGGGCTTCCTTTCTCTCCTGACTTCTGAACCTGTCTGTCCTCACCATCTTGCTGTGGTGGCCCCGTCTGCTCGCAGCTTCCCCCATCCCGAGTGGCAGCTGAGCCCCCTTCCTTCCTTGTAGCCTTTAGGGCCCTGTGCCGGGCTCCACAAATAGCGTGCTCATGACTGTGCCTGAGCAGGCTCACTCCTGTGGCTGGAGTTCCATGCTCCTGCTTTGGGCAGATGGGGTTGCCTTCCCTGGGGAAGCAGTTCTGGGTCTCGGATGGTGGCAGCTGCTCTGTCTCAGGCTCAGGCCGCCATGCCGCACATCCAGGCACCACAGTTAAACAGTCAAACCAACCCAAAACTTAAAGGCTTGAACAGCATGTCCTGTGGGCCTGTGggtgggctgggctcagctgggtgctTCTTCTGTTGGCCTTGACTGGGTCCCTCCTGCATCTGTGGTCAGGTGGGGGCTGGTTGGTCCTAATGACCTCATTCACAGCTGGGGCAGCAGATGGGTCTGCATCATGTGTCCAGTGTCCCATGGGCCAGCCCAGGCTTTGTCACATGGTGGTCTCAGGTTTCCAGAAACCCTAGAGAGGGCAAGCGTCTGCTCCTGTCTCGTTTGCCATCACCCTATTGGCCAAGCTCAGGTGCCAGGTGGAGAGATCCTCTGCCCTGTGTTGGGAGAAGCCACAGTCATGTGGCAGAGGCTGTGGACAAGGGAGGGGTCAGCAGCCATCCTTGTAGGCTGTCATACATACTCCCACCACAGCCTGAGACTCAGGCAGGTAGCCTGGCTCCCGAGGTTCCTGTTGTAGTGGAGGAGAAAGACACACGAACTCAAGACCAGGGTGATGTGGAGGAGATCAGGGCCCGCTTTAGACTGGACAGTCCTGACACTGGAGCCCTGCCCAGGGAAGGAGGGACAGGGTCTGTGGGCCGACCATCCTGCCGAGGTCCTGGGTGCTTAGGGAGTctggggcagggctggcaggGCCGACAGTGACAAGAACAGGGGAGGCAGGAGtcccaggggtggggagagagggacatACAAGCCTTGCCAGTAGACTGTGTGGACGTGAGGAAGGCTCAGGCTGACCATACCCCAGGCCAGAGGGCTCCAGAGAACTGATGCATATCTGGATACCTGGGTATAGGAAGCTGGAGATGACAGGTGGGATCATCATCACAGAGCTATTTCACACCCTGAAAGTTCTGTAAGATCCTACAAGGGGTGGTGCGAAGACAGGACGGAGCTGGGGTCCCCACTTCCCCATCTGAGCAGCACTAATAGGAATGTAATGGGAGCCAcatctgtaatttttaattttctagtagccacgttaaaagaaaaagatgaagttaatttcaataaaatactgcAGCGAACCAACATATCCCAAATATTACCAtttcaaaatgtcaatatttcagaaaagcaatgagcatttttttttataccaAGCCTCCAAAACCCCAAGTGCATTTGACACTGCAGCACATCTTGATTCAGACCAGCCACCTTCCAAGGACTCAGGGGCCATGGGTGGCTAGTGGCCATCATACGTGACAGAACAGCTGTGGAGATGGGGCAGAGCAGCCAGCACAGGGACGACGAGGGCAGGGGGACTGGGGGCCCAGTGGttctgggggaggggctggtgggaGGGCTGAGGAGCTTCCCTGGGCCACAAGACAGGCCACTGGCCAGGCTCCTCTTGGGGTCAGGGCACCAGGAGGGCTGCACCCCTAAggagggaggtggaggaggtgTGGGAGAGGCAGTGGGGAGGACAGGCGGGGACGGAGGGGGCCTTGCCGCTGGGGAGCAGCAGGGCAGCCCAGCAGCGTCCTATTGGGAAGAGGCCACACACAGCCTCACCATACGGGATGAAGGCTGGAGTGTGcgcgtgtgtggggtctgggggTAGCAGGAGGGGCTCAGAGCTAAGACGGGGGCCCTGTACCTCCCCCAGGGGCGGTTTCATGGGGCTGGCccctcacctgcctggcctcacATATGCTCACAGGATGGAGGACCTGGGCCTGCATCCCGCTGACCGCCAGGTGTACTTTGGACAGCTGCTGGGCATGTGCGACCAGATCAGCTTCCCGCTGGGTGAGCTGGGCCCTCCCTGGGCAGGGGCACTGGGGGGTAGGGGGCTGGGACTCACAGCTACACCTGCCCATGTGTTCAGGCCAGGCAGGCTTCCCTGTGTACAAGTATGTGCCCTATGGCCCCGTGATGGAGGTGCTGCCGTACCTGTCCCGCCGTGCCCAGGAGAACAGCGGCATCATGAAGGGTGCCCAGCAGGAGCGGCAGCTGCTGTGGCAGGAGCTCCAGCGACGGCTGCGCACCGGCAGCCTGTTCCACCGCCCGGCCTAGCGCTTGCAGcaccacaaccaccacctctGCCACACTCTAGACTCCCCCTTGCCCCAGCTGTGGCCTCCCAGGGCCCTCAGGCTGTGGCAGGGATTTGGGGTGGGGTCTGTAGCAGCAGCCAATCACCAACCTCCACAGATTCACATTTTTATACCCAAGACTTCAAGACCTGCTGGACCATGCTCGTttcagcagcacatatacaaGACCTGCTGGAGGTGGGCCCAGCTGCCCTCCATGCCTCTTGTCCCCACCTGGGATGTGGGCTGAGTCTCATACCTGCCAAAGCAGCTAGGAACTGTCATGAACTGGCCTTCAGTGAGAGGGTGTGGGGCCCCCACCTTCTGCCAGGGTGCACCCCCCGCCCCAGCCCCTCTGGGTGGGCAGCAGCCAGGCTGGGGAAGCCTGCCTGGCCAATAAACCACTGTTCCTGCAGCTGAGAGCCCTCGACTCTAGATTCTCTACCACAGTGCCCTCACAGGGGTCAGCTCTGGTTAGCAAAGAGAGAACAGTATGGTGGGGCCCCAGAAGTCTCATCTTTAGGCTCCACCCTTGGAGGTCAGACCTGGCCCATTGTGGGCAGGGCAGGCAACACCGTAGGTCTAGCTGTGGCGGTCCGGCTGCAGTGCAGACCCAGCCATCTGGGGTGCtggacaccccccacccccaactcatAATTCAAGACCCAGGAGGGCCTGCAGGCTCCACCCAGGCTCTCCAGCCCCACATCAGCAGACGGGGTGTGCTCATACCCTAGGCCCTGGATGGGAGACCTGTGCAGACACAAAAATGACAGGCCACAGAACCAGGGCTGGGCAGGAACAGCCAGGAGGCTCCCAGTCTGCCCTGGGGGAAAAGGTGGTGGGGCTGGGCACACAGCCCTGGAGGAGGGGAGCTCCAAGAAGAGGTGTCTCCGCAAAATGGCTACACTGGGTGGGGGCTCCTCTGTGGGCTGTGGACATACCAAGCGGGGCCCTACCTGGGCCCTGGTTGCAGGAGAAACCACAGAGCTGTCATACAAGCCACATATTCgggtgtctttattttatttctcttccaccCGGGGAGCTGCAGCTGCCAAAGGAGGGGCTAAGACCAGAACAAGTGTGAAGCCTGGGCCTGGTGGAGGTCAGGTGTGCCCAGTGGAGTGAAGAGGTGCTAAAACCTCCAGACCCACTCTGCTCCAGCCCTGGGGCAGACAGTGGGCAGACTAGCTAGACCTACCTCCCCTTTATGATGCCATCCTAGAGTTTGGACAGAAAAACCCATACAAGTGACAGGTGCAGCCAGGATCCACCTGGCCTCTCCTCAGAAGGGCAGCTGCTGCAGGCAGCTGAAAAGACAGCAGCCGCACACTGGGAAGACAAGCTCTGTTCAGCTTGCTGCTACCTGTGGCAATGGGACAAGGCTGCCTACCCAGCCACACTGGGCAGTGAGTGGCTGGCAGGGACCTCACCCAGTCACAGGGCTGCCTTCCCGGCCTGGCAGCCTCTCTGCTGAAGCTTCCGGATGAGTTCCAACAGGTTCATCTGCAGAGTCAGCTCCTGGGATGTAGAGAGGGTCCTCGTGAGGACCAGAGTGACACCTGCTCCCCTTTGCCCCAGCCCAGAGGCAGACACCACGGCCTAGAGGGTGCCAGGCAATGAGCCCATGGGATGAACTTCCCAGTGAAGCCTGGCCACGGCCTGCCAGAAATGGGCAGAATCTGGGCCTCTGCCTACAGCAGAGCTGGCAGTTGCCCTGGCTCAGTGCACTAGGAGTGGCATGTAGGAAGGGGGCAGAGGAGAGCCCTGGAAGGTGGGCAGTGCCCCCTTGGCCAGCCTTACTTCCATCTAAAGCACCCTAAGCTCCACCCCATGTCCTGGGCCTGGTTTCCCAGGGGCCAGCGGTAAAACCCCAGATGGAATTGGGCTTTCAGGGACCAGTGTCACCTAGGTTGTGGTCAGGGAAGCCCAGGGCACTGACCTGCGGGTTGGCGGTCACGTAGAAGCCAGCCACCCCTGCCTTCTCAAGTGTGCTCTGCTGGTCGGCTACCTTCCGGTCCAGCTCCAGAACGATCTTCCTGTCCATGGCCCGCTGCTCCTCGCGGATCCGGTGCTCCACTGCCTGTGGTGGGAAAGGAGAGTGAGGCCAGCTCCAGGATCAGCACCCCCTGCTGCCCATTAGTGTCTCACACACACCCTCCAGCCTGCCACCCCCCCTCCTCGaaccctcccccatccccagcagCACTGGCTCGGAGACCACTGATGTGTCCTCACCACACCCAGGCCTCTCCCTTCTCCTTGGCCATGCCAAACCCTACAGAAGGTCTCCAAGAGGCTTCCCTGCACACCTTGGCTTGGGGCTGCCTCAGGACCTCGCACGTCTCTGCATGCACCCCCTCCCCCGCATCCATATCCATGGCTTATTGGTTATATGCCAGTTTCCAGTAGTACTGAGCTCCCTGGGAGAAGGATGGGCTCCTTCTTGGCTGGTCCACATCGCCCCACCATTGCCCTTGCACTCTTGAGGCCACCAGGGCATAACACCCCCCACTCAGCACCTGCTCTGTGTAGGCCTCAACCCATGAAGAGCTGCTGTCTCGGGGAGGAGGAGAACCACAGATAGGCTTCGctctccacccagccccctgTGGGGAAGAGCCCTTTGCTGGGACTCGCCAGGCTTCCAGCAGCTCACCCAGGCCCGGAGCAGCCTGCAGCTCCTGGGCAACCCTGATCCCCCTGTCCTTGGCCCACTAAGTGCAGCCTGGTGGTGCCCGCCAGGAGGAGCTGGGCCTGCCGCCCTGCCCAGGCCCCCATACCTCCAACTCATGCTGCTGAGCCGCTTGCAGCACGGGCAAGTTGTGGGGCCGGCAGGCCTGCTGGGCTTCCTGGTGTTTCTGCCGTAGCGCCTGCCTGAGCACTGGGAGGAGAGGGGACGAAAGCCTGTCAACAagcagtggggagaggggagcagcCCCCGGGCCGGGTAAGGAGACGGCTCAGGCCCGCCACAGAGCAGCCAGGCCAAAGAGGTAGATAAGAAGCCCCACTGTGATCTCACCCCGCCCCGAAGCCCTGTGCAGGGAAGTTGGGCAGACCTCCAGTCCATGCCCTGGCTCCTCAGTTCCCCCAGGGCCCAACTTTACCCAGGGCTTAGCCCTCCTCTGTTGGCGAGTCTCTAAGAGACTCCAAAAGGTGCAGAGCTAAATGAAAGTGGGGCAGCACTGCTGTGCAGCCTCTTAAGACcaaggagggtgggggagggcggGGGGAGGCTGTGGTCTGGAGACTTCTGGGCTCAGACCAGCAGTGTTACGTGTGCCCTGCCCATCAATCATCCATGGAACATCTACTCAGGTGTCCAAGAGACAAGTCCAGGCAAaggcctggaaaaagaggaggagaggggtCGCTGTATCTTAGTGTGGGGCCTCTGCCCACCAGGGGTGTGGCCCTCCTGCCCACCGTGGTACTGCCCTTTTGTGTGTGCAGAGCCACCCCACAGCCACCGGAGGAAGAAGAGTGGGCAAAGACGTGCAAGACCCATGTTTGGGATAAGCCTGGGGTACCAAAAGCCTGAAGGAGCTCTGTGCTGGGGAGTCTACGTTGCTCTGAGAGGGGCGCACCCTTGGCCCAAGTAAAGCTCCATGGTACACAATAAATTGCGCCATAAACAGACATGTGCGAACTGTCCAGTCTGATAGGAATGGACAGGGGAAGAAGATACTGAGATGGAAAGAAACCACCAACACAAAAAAGAACATACAACCCCACACAGCCAAATCCCTAGACTGGTAAGTGTCAAATGGCTAAATCTCCCCAGGAAGGAGGGGTCTCCagctgtaagaaaacaaaaaacccaacactGTTCCTAGAAAGGATCTCACATTACAGCTCTTCTCAGGAGGGTCCCTGAGGTTCCCTGCAGGCCTGGCCCCTGCTGTGTCTGCAGCCTTGCCCAACCCATTTCTTGGCATTCTGTACACACCTCAGTGATTGCATTTATCAAATTAAATGTGTTTGAAACCAAGGGCCACCCTTGAGACATCTCCATAAACACAGGGACAAGAAAGAGCCTCCTTAGTTATCTGGCTACAGTGTACACAAGCTGGAGGCAGGATGGGAGGAAACAGAAATGCAGGGAAATGTCATCTCCTTTGCTCCATTTATCAAATGTTGCTACAACTCCCAGGTCAACTCCCAGGTTCCACTGGGTAAGCAACTAAAAGTAAGAAGAGAGCTGCGCCAGCCGCCTGGGCAGAAGGGGCCCAGCCTTGGTAATGACCACAGAAAATAAAGGTGGTGGCAGCCAATCACACCTGCTAAATCAGCTGGAAGGAAGAACAGAAAGTCAGCGTGGATTCACCACTGCTGGCCGCACCAGACCTGGCCCAGCCTTCTGAAGGACAAGCAGCAAAGGGTCCACAGAGCTACCCGCCAGAAGGAAGCAGGGTTGTGGAGAGATGGCCAGGTGCAGGACTGAGACAggcaaagaacaagaaaagatgAGCCTGAACTCCTTCCTGTACCAAAAAGCAAGAAAGTACTCAACGATGGACACGCACCAAAAGGTGCCAGCCTGAAGTTCCCCCATGTCCCCCAAACTGAGCATTAACAAGAATAGTGAGCTATGTACTTTGGATTTGTGGACTGTATGCATCTTataacacaataaaaatgttttaaaagacaattgCCCAAACACTTAGGGAAGAAGTAATAgctgaagaggagagaacacttcccaacttGTCCTATGAGGCCAGTGTCACCCCCATACCTGACAAAGATATTACAACTACAGACCTGTGTCCATCAAGAGCATAGAGgcaaaaattcttaatatttttaacaagtcAAATCCAACATATATAAAAAGGGTAACACATCacgaccaagtaggatttatcccaggaatgatGTCTATCCCTAGAATTTTAAGATCATTGTGATTCAGCATAGTAACAGAAAATAGTGATTCACTACACGATCATTTCAATGGAcgagaaaaagaatttgacaaactCGAATATCCATTCCTAATAGAAACACACTAATCCTGGAGCAAACAAACATTGCTGTCCTCATATGGAAGGGGCCTTCCATCACTAGGAGGGACTTTTGCCACAAACCTGTAACTAATTGGGCTCCTACCAGCTGTCCAGGTTATAGGAAACGAGTGAAGAAACAGGTGACAGCAGCAGAAAGCATCCTGACAGATCTTAAGTGGGGACATTCCACAAGTAGAATGCCCCAGACTCTTCAAAAAGTCAATGCCACGGTAACTGTTGAGGACTGTTCAGAAGCAGAGATACCAAAGCAACCAATTACAATGCATAAAACTAGACTGAATCCTTACAAAGTGACAAACAATTTGAGACAAGTTAGGTAATGTGACCATGGGCAAAAGGTCAGAAGACACCCTGGAATGGTTAATTTCTCAGAAGGCTACCCACTGTGGTTGTATAGGAGGGTGTTCTTCTAGAGCACCTGCTCTCAGTCTAGGTCCAAGATTGACCCCCAGGGTTATTTGGAGACACTTCTGGCTGCGACTAGAGGAGGGTGTCTCTGtgatcctgcaatgcacaggacagcatcTCACCATAAAGACTTAACCAGCCACAAGAGTCAACAGTGCTGGGTTGAAAATACTGGTCTCGAGGAATGCTGAAGATTCTTAGTGAAGTGCTATGATGTCACATAAATTCAGGGATATGAAGAACTGtgacaaaatattaattattgaATCTTGGTGGAGAGCACAAGGGTACTCATActgttttttcaacttttctaaatgtttgagcttttaaaaataagttgggaaaaaataaaatagcaaaggtGAAAATCCGATGGTGCAGGGGAAGCTGCCGATTTTAATTTGCAAGAAAGTGCTCCTGGGCCCCCCAGGTGGGGACGTTGAAGAGGGGACAAGTGTATGGCTCAAGTGTGAAGCTTTTTGGGTCCGGGAGGGTGCCAAGAGCAACCGTGTGTGGGAATGAGATGCGCAGCTGGTGTCAGGAACCGACACTAAAGGGAGCTGCAGAGCTGTCAACAGACGTCCATCCACTGCGGGACATCCCAGTCAACGACCACCACAAGAGTCTGCACGTGGGCGAACCAAGCACCAAGGTCTTAGGCCATCCTGCCTGGAAGGGGGTTGGGGCAtagggaagcccaggcagagagtTTCTGGAATATTATGCTAAGAAGGGGACCGTGcaactgacaaaataaaactgGCTCAACTCATTGGTCACCAAAAAAGCTCTATTGAAGGCTCTGCGCTCTTGATCTGGTCAACCTTAGAGACCCCATCCGAGCGACACCCAGGGAAGGGCCGACCTGCACATGGACCGAGAGCTCCCCGGGCGCAGTGACCTCGAGAAGCGTGCGTCGTCCCGCCGCCCCCGCGCACCTCGGTGCTCGTTTTGCAGCCGCAGGCGTTGGTTATACAGGCTCTTTTCGGTGAGGTGCTGGATCTCCAGCAGCCCCTGCACGATCTCGAACACGGTGCCGTCGAG
Protein-coding regions in this window:
- the PRODH gene encoding proline dehydrogenase 1, mitochondrial isoform X5 produces the protein MKMTFYGQFVAGEDQESIRPLIQHNRAFGVGSILDYGVEEDLSSEEAELKEMESCTSAAERDGSGMSKREKQYQAHRAFGDRRDGVISARTYFYANEAKCDSHMEIFLRCIEASGGASNDGFSAIKLTALGRPQFLLQFSDVLTKWRQFFHQMAAEQGQAGLAAKDTKLEVAALQESVTKMGIASRAEIEDWFTTETLGVSGTVDLLDWSSLINSKTKLSKHLVVPNAQTGQLEPLLSRFTEEEELQMRRMLQRMDILVKKAMEVGVRLMVDAEQTYFQPAISRLTLEMQRKFNVEKPLVFNTYQCYLKDAYDNVTLDVELARREGWCFGAKLVRGAYMAQERARAAEIGYEDPINPTYEATNTMYHSIQSGVNSQRGKTKVVSHLCNLFWCLNYVLEELKHNAKAKVMVASHNEDTVRFALSRGGFMGLAPHLPGLTYAHRMEDLGLHPADRQVYFGQLLGMCDQISFPLGQAGFPVYKYVPYGPVMEVLPYLSRRAQENSGIMKGAQQERQLLWQELQRRLRTGSLFHRPA
- the LOC134369897 gene encoding protein DGCR6: MDRYAGSLEEVADGTRQQERHYQLLSALQSLVKELPSSFQQRLSYTTLSDLALALLDGTVFEIVQGLLEIQHLTEKSLYNQRLRLQNEHRVLRQALRQKHQEAQQACRPHNLPVLQAAQQHELEAVEHRIREEQRAMDRKIVLELDRKVADQQSTLEKAGVAGFYVTANPQELTLQMNLLELIRKLQQRGCQAGKAAL